The Microcystis aeruginosa NIES-843 sequence GGTTCGGTGAAAATTGCCCTTGAACAAGCAGCAGAAGCGGCTAAAGGTGGCTATTTAGCTAGTGATGGTTTTTTCCCCTTTGATGATTCTGTTCGCACGGCAGCCCAGTTTGGTATCGAGGCAATTGTTCAACCCGGAGGTTCTTTAAAAGATCAGGATTCAATTAATGCCGCTAATGAGTTAGGTTTAATTATGGTCTTAACAGGCATTCGTCATTTCTTGCATTAATATAAAGTTAGGGTGTGTTATTGCTTAAATTAACGCACCCCAACCAGTTATTAATTATCGGTTAATTTCCCCTATTCAATGGTCTTAAATTCACCAAAAGCGCGAGGATGGCCAGCTTTTTGGTAACAAAGAAAATAGCGCGCGGGTTCGTAATGATTTTCAGCACTAAAAGGGGAACAGAAATGATCTGCAAGTAAATCTTCTCGCACAAAGAAAGCATTTACTCCCGAAAAACTACAACCCACCAGTTTATAACCCTGTTGATGACCAAGTTTTTCTAAAGCTTTCAAACTTGATCCCATATGACTATTATATTTCCATTGGTGACTAGGATTATACTGCATCACCCAACTGGATTCGGGGGTATAAATAGCATTATATTCGAGAATTACCACCCGGGGACGATAATTAGTAATTGCTTGCCAGACCCAATAATCATTACCATCAATATCAATGGATAATAGATCTAATTCTGTCGGTACATTGCCCTCTCGAAACAAGTCTTCAATATTTGCGGCAGTGATGAAAGTATTTTTTAAAGTTAATTGTTGGTTAGCAATTAAATCTTTAAAAGATTGGCGAATACTTTTACAAAATCGCTCACTGCCTTCAATCCAATAACCTTGCCATCCTTTCACTAACAAATAGGCACTATTATTTTCTAAACCGTTACCAACTCCAAATTCCACAAAGAATTTATTTGTGGTTCCAATCCGATTAAAAATCTCGCTAATAATGCCATCTTCTCCCGCTTGGGAAAAAACCTTAAATTCGTAGCGGTTTAGTTTTTTAGGGTTATCATATTTTGGGTTTTTATGCAAGTTTTCTATCAGATAATTATCAATTTGTAACTCTGCTAGTATATCTTGATATTTTGAGGAAGAACTATTCAGAGACTTAAGGTTTTTAAGAATCTCTGGGATTGCTTGCCAAGGTGCTGCCATATTTTTGAGAAAGGTTTTCATGGATTTTAACTACAATAGAACTCTTGCAAATTAATTATATGTTATAATGATGGGTTAACTAATTTTCCCCAAAAAATTAGTTAATCAGTACATTTGTCCTGAATGAAAACTTGAAGTTTAACTTTTAACTCAAAACTCTTTAGAGCTGCTTTAATTTGGTTATCAAAACCTCTTTATTTAAGCGGCACAAACTATCTCAATTATAAAAATTGAGAATAAATTCTCCTTGACTTGATTAATCTTTAGGCAACTTTTAAGAAGCTGCTATACCTATCCCTAACTCACAGTTATAAATAGCCGCCAACAAGTTAACTCTTAAACTATATCTTCGACGACGATTCCGATATTTACAGGATAAGATTTTAAAGATTTTGAGTTTCCTATTTATAGGTTCAATGATAATCCTTTCTTTGGCTAAAGCCTTGTTATACTCTTTTTCTAACTCTGTTAATTTTCTATTTTTCGATTTCTTTTTCGGTGTATAACTATTACTATGGTATGCAGCTATTCCCTGATAACCACTGTCTTCTATGCTGGTAGTTAAAGGATGAAAACGAACTCGACTTTTTTTAAATAAACTAAAATCATGACCTCTACCTTTCCCACAAAAGACACAGATAATTTCCTTTGTATTTTGATCAGCTACTAATTGGGATTTTAAAGTATGATAACCTCTTTTACCCCCCAAAAAATCTTTCTGTTTCTTTTGGGGGCGTTCAATGGGAGTTTCCGTTACATCCATTACCGTTATGACCGGTATCTCTGCTTGATTGAGTAAAGCTTTTTTTCCTTTTAAACGGAAGTTTCCCGATTGTAAAAGCATTTTTTCCGTCTTATTTACAATCCGACATATAGTTGATTCTGATAGTTCCCAGCTTGTACCAATGTGAAAATATGTTCTATATTCTCGCCAATATTCTAACGTTACTAAAACTTGTTCTTCTATAGATAGTTTAGGTTTCGGTCCCCTTTTAGATGGTGAATTAGAGTCGGCTTCAACACTTTTTACTGATTCTACCATCTTTCTATAGGTTTGTTTATACACACCGAAACGGCGTTTGAATTGTTCATCTGATAAGTTTTGATAATCCATAATTTTGCTAATAAACATAGCAAAATTATAGATGATTTCCTGACCTAAGATCACATTTTATTCTTTTTTCCACTTCAATCTAAGAATTGAGAAAAAAGCAAAACCTTATATTATACCATAAAAAAATTATGCAAGAGGTCTAATTAACGAGTATTTTTGGATTCAATGGGTTGATTAGTGCGATCGCCGATCTTGTAGGGTGCGTTCCCTAATCTGGATCCTACTGCTCCACCGATCGATTTTTGGGAACGCACCATGCCCATAGATTGAAGTTGTGAGTTTAAGTGCGATGCCGAAGGCACTACGCCATTGCCGTATGTAGCTTAAAGCTTGAGAGCCAACTAACAAAGATATGCCCAGAGGTGGGTTAGTCATCTATCGGATTAAAATGTAAAGAGAATAATCACCCATACTTCAATCTAATATCCATCCTATGCAAATTACCCTCAACCTTGATGAATCGCTTCTCAAGGAAGCCTTTCAACTGACTAACCTCACCACCCAAGAGGAACTAATGAATCTTGCTCTACAAGAATTCGTAAGATCCCGCCGTAAGAAAAACCTTCTCGACCTTGCCGGACAAATTCAATTTGCTCCAGATTTTGATTATAAAGCCCTACGTGAAACTCGTCATGTTGCTGATTGACACATCTGTGTGGATCAGCGTCTTCCGCGATCGCAGTGGTCAAGTTCGCCAGCAACTGGAAACGTTAATTGCAAATCGTGAGATTTTACTCACCCGCTTTACCCAGCTTGAACTGCTTCAAGGGAGCTTAAACGAGCAAGAGTGGACAATCCTCTCTACTTACCTCGAAGTGCAGGATTATGTTGAACTCAGGCCTTCTTCCTGGCAAGCGGCTGCACGTATTTACTATGATCTGCGTCGTCAAGGATTGACTGTTCGCAGCCCAATTGATTGCTGTATTGCTCAAGCGGCACTGGAAAATGATCTGCTTCTGATTCACAACGACCGTGATTTTGAAACCATTGCTCAAGTGCGATCTCTTCAAAATCTCCGTTTTCAGCCCTAGGGTGCGTTCCCTAATCTGGCTCCTACTGCTCCACCGATCGATTTTTGGGAACGCACCATGCCCATTGATTGAAGCTGTGAGTTTAGTTGCGATGCCGAAAGCACTGGTTGGTCTATCGGCGCGTTACGAGGGCAAGCCTAATCGTAATCAAATTCAGAATGGTACAGTCACACGAAGGTGGCATTGGAACAGTGGAAGAATGCAAACTAAAACCTGGGCTTGGAGCGCAAATTGGTGAAACTATCTTCATTACAGTCCCATTAAGATTCTCAGTCTGTCTTCAACCAATGCCAGGGTTTCTGAGGATACAGTTCCCCATCGCTTCTCAAGTCGTTC is a genomic window containing:
- the vapC gene encoding type II toxin-antitoxin system VapC family toxin, giving the protein MLLIDTSVWISVFRDRSGQVRQQLETLIANREILLTRFTQLELLQGSLNEQEWTILSTYLEVQDYVELRPSSWQAAARIYYDLRRQGLTVRSPIDCCIAQAALENDLLLIHNDRDFETIAQVRSLQNLRFQP
- a CDS encoding type II toxin-antitoxin system VapB family antitoxin; protein product: MQITLNLDESLLKEAFQLTNLTTQEELMNLALQEFVRSRRKKNLLDLAGQIQFAPDFDYKALRETRHVAD
- a CDS encoding IS5-like element ISMae4 family transposase, translating into MFISKIMDYQNLSDEQFKRRFGVYKQTYRKMVESVKSVEADSNSPSKRGPKPKLSIEEQVLVTLEYWREYRTYFHIGTSWELSESTICRIVNKTEKMLLQSGNFRLKGKKALLNQAEIPVITVMDVTETPIERPQKKQKDFLGGKRGYHTLKSQLVADQNTKEIICVFCGKGRGHDFSLFKKSRVRFHPLTTSIEDSGYQGIAAYHSNSYTPKKKSKNRKLTELEKEYNKALAKERIIIEPINRKLKIFKILSCKYRNRRRRYSLRVNLLAAIYNCELGIGIAAS